GCCGATTGAAATAATATCTTCGTAATTTGTATAATGTAAAATCGCATTTGCGTAATGAACTGCGCCATTTAGCGCATAAGAGTTGATATTTTTTAAATCAGGTTCGTTTTTAGCAGTTTTATTTGCTACTTGATTTTTATCATCTAATTTTATTAATTTATCTTTATAACCTTTATATTCTATAAGGATAGGATATACCACGCCCCACTTATCTGCTAATAAGAGTTTAGCATCAGGGCGATTGCCACCTTGTCCGCCATTTTTTGAGTAATATTCATTTAATGCGTTGTCAATTTGGCTATTGCCAGTTGATTCTTGTTCTAGTTTATAGTCTAGTTTATATGATTTTAGCCAGCCGTTTGCTAAGTCTGCGATTTGAGGTTCTACTGATTGAAGTGCTGCCATTTTTGCCCTTTTTAGTGAAAATGCGTAATTATAGCTAAATTTTAAAGCTGATTTTTTAAAAAAAATAAAATTTTTAAGTAAAGTTTTCTAGGGAATTTTAGAATTCCTAACGAGATTGCTCCCTCTACTTTGCTCCCTCGCAATGACGAAATTCTCGCAATGACGGAATTTTAGAATTCCCAAGATAAAAAATACCCCCTAACCCCAAAAAACAAAAAAACTAGAATTCCTAGAGAATTTTTGCCTATTTTAAGCACAAGTTTTTTAAAATAAGCCCCAAAAAATCTAAAATAAAAGTTAAAAAAATGGCAAAGCTAGATTTGTATTTGATGTATTTTTGTGCGCTTGTGGCGATTTACACCATCGCCACCTTTTTTGCTTGGGGCTTTATTTAAAGCTTCATCAATGCTTTCATTTATGATTTCAGTTTTCGTGTAGTATTTTAAATTTAGCTTTTTAAGCTCAGCTTTTGCGTGGTCTTCGATTTTTTCTTCTATACTTTTTGCCATTTTATGCCTTTTAAATTTGATTGCAGATTATAGTAAAAAAATTTAAAAAGCAAGATAAAAATCTTTGATAAATTTAGATAGCTTTTATAAAATTTAAACTCTTAAAAATGAAGCATGTATATAGTATAAAAAATCTGTAACATATAAATTTAAATATTTTTGAATGATAAATCAATGTTGCTATATTTTCAAGCCTACGCCAAAGTCTGCTAAAAACTCATTGATTTATCGCAAAAAGATTAAGTTTAGCTAAATAGGCTATTGACACTTTCATCGTGATATACACGTCTTATCACCTCTCCAAAAAGCGGTGCTACGCTTATCACTTTTATATGTTCATTTTGCTCTTTTAAAGGTATAGTGTCAGTTACGACTAGTTCGTCTAATGCCCCAGTAGATAGTCTTTCATACGCAGGCCCACTCAAAACAGGATGAGTACAAAAAGCCATAACGCTAGTTGCGCCTTTTTTCTTAAATATCTCAGCAGCTTTTACGATAGTTCCAGCAGTATCTATCATATCATCGATCAAGATTACATCTTTGCCATTTACATCGCCGATGACATTCATGACTTCACTTTCGTTTGCTTTTTCACGGCGTTTATCTACTATAACCATATCTAAATTCATAGTTTTTGCTAGAGCCCTTGCGCGTGCCACACCGCCTACATCAGGACTAGCGACGATAGGATTTGGCAAGTTTTTGCTCTTTACGTAGTCTGTAAATACTATAGTTCCGTATAGATTATCAACCGGTATATCGAAAAATCCTTGAATTTGTCCGGCGTGCAGATCCATAGTAACAACTCTATCAATCCCGGCAGTTTGCATCATATTAGCAACTAATTTTGCAGTTATTGGCACTCTTGGAGCTGCTTTTCTATCTTGCCTTGCATATCCAAAGTATGGCACCACGGCAGTTATCGAGCTTGCACTACTTCTTTTTAAAGCGTCAGTTAGTATAAGAAGCTCCATTAAATTTATATTAGCCGGCGCACAGGTTGGCTGTATAACAAACACGTCTTTACCACGCACACTCTCGCCGATTTGAACGCTTATCTCGCCATCGCTAAAACGCTTTATACTAGCTTCGCTTAGAGGAATTCCTAAATACTTGGCAACCATTTTCGAAAACTCGATATTCGCCGTTCCAGAAAAAATTTTATAACCTCGCATTATATACCTTCGCAAAATATTTATCGCAATTTTAACTCAAAAATGCTTAAACTAACAACGATTAAATTTAAATATTAAGCTATTTTTTTGTAAAATTCAAAATCTATTCACGCAAGGGCAAACTATGACCTACACAAAAAAAGACTTGATTTCTACAAAAGACCTGAGTAAAGAAGATATATTTTCTTTTTTAAATTTAGCCAAACACTACAAAGCCCTAAATTTAGAAAAAGTAAAAAAAGATCCGATCTTAAAAGGTGTTACTGTAGTAAATGCGTTTTTTGAAAACTCAACTCGCACAAGAGTTAGCTTCGAGATAGCTGCAAAAAGACTAGGGGCAGATGCGATAAACTTTAGCTCTAGCACTTCTAGCACAAACAAAGGCGAAACTCTCATCGACACAATTCACAATATAGAAGCTATGAAAACAGACGTATTCATCGTTCGCCACTATAGCTCTGGTGCAGCAAAGTTCATATCTAAAAACACTCCATCGTGCGTGGTAAATGCAGGCGATGGCTGCAACGAGCATCCAACTCAAGCCTTGCTTGACTTGCTTACCATATATGAGGCAAAAGGTAGCTTTGAAAATCTCACAGTCACTATAATAGGCGACATATTTCACTCAAGAGTTGCCCGCTCAAACATATACGCTATGCAGACTTTAGGTATAAAAGTAAAACTTTTTGGACCGCCTATGTTTATGCAAAACGCCGAAATTTTTGGTTGTGAAATTTGCAAAGATATGGATGAGGCAGTTAGGGGAAGTGATGCTATCATTATGCTTAGAATTCAGCTTGAAAGAAGTGATGGCGAAGTAGCATTTCCAAGCGTTAGAGAGTATAGCAGGTATTTTGGGCTTACTAAATCACGTATGCAAGTAGCTAAAGATGATGTTATTATCTTGCACCCAGGACCTATAAACAGAGGCGTTGAGCTAAACTCGGACGTGGCTGATGATGCTAGATTTTCAAGCATACTTGACCAAGTAGAAAACGGCGTGGCTATCAGAATGGCTGTTTTAAAAACGCTCTATCAAAATAAATTTAAGGCTTAAACTATGACAACACTTATAAAAAACGGAACTATCATAAATCAAAACAGCACAATAAAAGCAAATGTTTTAATAGACGGCGAGATGATCAAATCCATAACCGCAGAAGAGCCAAAAGCTGATCTAGTCATAGACGCCACAGACAAACTCATTATGCCAGGACTCATCGATATGCATGTGCATTTTAGGGATCCAGGGCTTGAGTATAAAGACGATATCATAACAGGAAGTATGAGTGCGGTCGCTGGTGGCGTAACCACAGCTTGTCCTATGGCAAATACAAATCCCGTAAATGACAACGCCGCCATCACTCGCGATATGATAGCCAAAGCTAAAAAACGAGGTCTCATAGACCTGCTTCCTATAGGAGCTATAACAAAAGGTATGGGAGGCAAAGGTATAACCGAGATGGGCGATATGAGTGAAGCTGGTTGCGTCGCGTTTAGCGATGATGGACTTCCTGTTAGCTCAAGCGATGTTATGAGAGCCGCTCTTCTTTACTCAGCATTTCACAAAAGTTTTATCATAAACCACTCTCAAGACTGCTCGCTTTGTCGTGGTGGCCATATGAATGAGGGCAGAATGTCTATGCTTTTAGGTATAAAAGGTATGCCAAGAGAACAAGAAGAGATAATGATCTCACGAGATATGCTTTTAGCAAAACTAACAGGCGGTCATATACACGTCGCTCACGTAAGTAGCGCGTATTCTCTAAAACTCATCGAACAAGCTAAAAAAGATGGGATTAACATCACTTGCGAAGTCACGCCGCACCATTTTACCTTTAGCGAAGATGAGCTTATAAACTACGACACAA
The sequence above is a segment of the Campylobacter hyointestinalis subsp. lawsonii genome. Coding sequences within it:
- a CDS encoding ribose-phosphate pyrophosphokinase; the encoded protein is MRGYKIFSGTANIEFSKMVAKYLGIPLSEASIKRFSDGEISVQIGESVRGKDVFVIQPTCAPANINLMELLILTDALKRSSASSITAVVPYFGYARQDRKAAPRVPITAKLVANMMQTAGIDRVVTMDLHAGQIQGFFDIPVDNLYGTIVFTDYVKSKNLPNPIVASPDVGGVARARALAKTMNLDMVIVDKRREKANESEVMNVIGDVNGKDVILIDDMIDTAGTIVKAAEIFKKKGATSVMAFCTHPVLSGPAYERLSTGALDELVVTDTIPLKEQNEHIKVISVAPLFGEVIRRVYHDESVNSLFS
- a CDS encoding aspartate carbamoyltransferase catalytic subunit, with amino-acid sequence MTYTKKDLISTKDLSKEDIFSFLNLAKHYKALNLEKVKKDPILKGVTVVNAFFENSTRTRVSFEIAAKRLGADAINFSSSTSSTNKGETLIDTIHNIEAMKTDVFIVRHYSSGAAKFISKNTPSCVVNAGDGCNEHPTQALLDLLTIYEAKGSFENLTVTIIGDIFHSRVARSNIYAMQTLGIKVKLFGPPMFMQNAEIFGCEICKDMDEAVRGSDAIIMLRIQLERSDGEVAFPSVREYSRYFGLTKSRMQVAKDDVIILHPGPINRGVELNSDVADDARFSSILDQVENGVAIRMAVLKTLYQNKFKA
- a CDS encoding dihydroorotase codes for the protein MTTLIKNGTIINQNSTIKANVLIDGEMIKSITAEEPKADLVIDATDKLIMPGLIDMHVHFRDPGLEYKDDIITGSMSAVAGGVTTACPMANTNPVNDNAAITRDMIAKAKKRGLIDLLPIGAITKGMGGKGITEMGDMSEAGCVAFSDDGLPVSSSDVMRAALLYSAFHKSFIINHSQDCSLCRGGHMNEGRMSMLLGIKGMPREQEEIMISRDMLLAKLTGGHIHVAHVSSAYSLKLIEQAKKDGINITCEVTPHHFTFSEDELINYDTNFKMSPPLRTNSDVEAMRNGLKNGLIDVICTDHAPHSTDEKFLEFDKAPFGILGLQTLVPLTLNLVRQGVIDYEQMVKLTSFNPAKILNLKNKGRIEERFLADIAIIDPNLEYVYDENLNKSKSKNSPLFGKKLKGACALTIKSGKVVFDFPNVVA